A stretch of Fusarium fujikuroi IMI 58289 draft genome, chromosome FFUJ_chr10 DNA encodes these proteins:
- a CDS encoding related to hexose transporter protein, giving the protein MGKNSLEGKTDVAMAEDASHVVDEQILDLDKRIQELVAIAPPFYQNKNLLRLYLLIIPTCLAAAITLGFDASMMSGLQAVPSWDNYFGQPRGALLGIMSAILPLGCVVATPFISLVGDRWGRRMGIFVGAVIMIIGAAIQGASVHFAMFLISRFIIGFGLVFANAYAPMLIGELAHPKERQTSWYIGAILAAWVTFGTFSIKSEWAWRIPSLLQAAPALLPISCVFLLPESPRWLIANGRSEEAKAVLVKWHANGNEDDELVQLEFIQMRNVIEAEVSNETGWKDLLTSPGNRKRVFILVCLGCFSQWSGNGLVSYYLVRVLETVGVTNPRERNILNGCLMIFNWLTSVASALLTAYMKRRTQFLISVGGMLAIFASQTLCVGLFNEDHNTAAGKAVIAMLFLFYFFYNLAFNALLYSYPVEIFPYPIRAKGFSLLMFFGKASNFINTMVNPIGLQALAWKFYFVYVAWLAIELAVVWKFFVETKGPSLEAIAAVFDGHATAVEHESQDLKKQKKLEED; this is encoded by the exons ATGGGCAAGAATAGTCTTGAAGGCAAAACGGACGTCGCTATGGCTGAAGATGCAAGCCATGTCGTTGACGAGCAGATCCTTGATCTCGACAAGAGAATCCAGGAACTCGTCGCGATCGCGCCTCCATTCTACCAGAACAAAAACCTTCTCCGGCTgtatcttctcatcatcccaACTTGCTTGGCAGCTGCTATCACTCTGGGATTCGATGCGAGTATGATGTCTGGTCTTCAAGCTGTGCCTTCTTGGGATAACT ACTTTGGTCAACCTCGTGGTGCGCTCCTTGGTATCATGTCTGCAATCCTCCCTCTCGGATGTGTTGTTGCGACGCCCTTTATCAGCTTGGTCGGTGATCGTTGGGGACGACGTATGGGCATCTTTGTCGGCGCTGTAATCATGATCATCGGTGCTGCCATACAAGGTGCTTCTGTCCACT TCGCCATGTTTCTCATCTCCCGCTTCATCATCGGTTTCGGCCTCGTCTTCGCAAACGCCTACGCCCCCATGCTCATCGGCGAACTCGCCCACCCGAAAGAACGACAA ACCTCTTGGTACATCGGTGCCATCCTCGCTGCTTGGGTGACCTTTGGAACCTTTAGCATCAAGAGCGAATGGGCGTGGAGAATCCCGTCTCTTCTACAGGCTGCCCCTGCTCTGCTTCCCATCTCATgcgtctttcttcttcccgaGTCCCCTCGATGGCTCATCGCCAACGGTCGCAgtgaagaagcaaaggctGTGCTGGTTAAGTGGCATGCCAATGGgaacgaggacgatgaacTTGTCCAGCTCGAGTTTATCCAGATGCGAAATGTCATTGAAGCCGAGGTGAGCAACGAGACCGGTTGGAAGGACCTTTTGACATCGCCTGGTAATCGAAAGCGAGTCTTTATTCTGGTCTGTCTCGGCTGCTTCAGTCAGTGGTCGGGCAATGGCCTCGTTTCTTACTACCTTGTTCGTGTGCTCGAAACTGTTGGTGTCACCAACCCTCGGGAGCGTAACATTCTCAACGGCTGCCTCATGATCTTCAACTGGCTCACCTCGGTGGCATCGGCTTTACTTACTGCTTACATGAAGCGCCGAACCCAGTTCCTCATCTCTGTTGGCGGCATGCTCGCCATCTTCGCATCTCAGACTCTTTGCGTCGGCCTCTTCAACGAAGATCACAACACCGCCGCAGGAAAAGCCGTCATCGCtatgctcttcctcttctacTTCTTCTACAACTTGGCCTTCAACGCGCTCCTCTACTCCTATCCTGTAGAGATCTTTCCGTATCCCATTCGTGCCAAGGGTTTCTCGCTCCTCATGTTCTTCGGAAAGGCGAGTAACTttatcaacaccatggtCAACCCCATCGGTCTTCAGGCACTGGCGTGGAAATTTTACTTTGTTTACGTGGCGTGGCTTGCTATTGAGCTTGCTGTGGTTTGGAAGTTCTTTGTCGAGACAAAGGGCCCGAGTCTTGAAGCTATTGCTGCTGTTTTCGACGGTCATGCCACGGCGGTTGAGCATGAGTCGcaagacttgaagaagcagaagaagttggaggaAGATTGA
- a CDS encoding related to aspergillopepsin II precursor yields the protein MKFTLFLAAASLALAAPGTKLTPRDTSPVVPRSARRAKYSSHPNQRLVSLSDARTKNDQYSGNWAGAVQIGSGYNKVQGTITVPEVSGADGAAASAWVGIDGDTCQTAILQTGISFYADGSFDAWYEWIPDYAYSFNNFDVSVGDQIRMTVDASSKTKGVATLENLTTNQKVTHSFTNTPSTLCETNAEWIVEAFQEGGSQVDLADFGTVTFTNAVVSGTRGTSGPSGAQIIDISPDQGQTVQAVGSITSNSVTVKYVGN from the coding sequence atgaagttcactctcttcctcgctgccGCCAGTCTTGCCCTCGCTGCTCCTGGCACCAAGCTCACTCCCCGTGACACCTCCCCAGTCGTCCCTCGCTCTGCCCGCCGAGCCAAGTACAGCTCTCACCCCAACCAGAGActcgtctctctctctgACGCTCGCACCAAGAACGACCAGTACTCTGGCAACTGGGCTGGCGCTGTCCAAATCGGCAGCGGCTACAACAAAGTCCAGGGCACGATCACCGTCCCTGAGGTCAGCGGTGCCGACggcgctgctgcttctgcctGGGTTGGTATCGACGGCGATACCTGCCAGACTGCTATCCTTCAGACTGGTATCTCCTTCTATGCCGATGGATCTTTCGATGCTTGGTATGAGTGGATTCCCGACTATGCCTACAGCTTCAACAACTTTGACGTCTCTGTCGGCGACCAGATCCGCATGACTGTTGATGCTtcctccaagaccaagggtgTTGCTACCCTTGAGAACTTGACCACCAACCAGAAGGTCACTCACAGTTTCACCAACACTCCTTCTACTCTCTGCGAGACCAACGCTGAGTGGATTGTTGAGGCTTTCCAGGAGGGTGGTAGCCAGGTTGACCTTGCCGACTTTGGCACTGTTACTTTCACCAACGCTGTTGTCTCTGGAACCAGGGGTACTTCTGGTCCTTCTGGTGCTCAGATCATTGATATCTCTCCTGATCAGGGCCAGACTGTCCAGGCTGTTGGATCTATCACCAGCAACTCTGTTACTGTCAAGTATGTCGGTAACTAG